Proteins encoded together in one Chitinophaga sp. LS1 window:
- a CDS encoding RNA polymerase sigma factor yields MDGAKTEISLLHDLASGSFAAFEILYHQYKQAVYANIYKMIKQPAAAEDILQEVFLALWQNREKIHQDKSAGGWLFVVSYNKAATYLKQQLKSAIILDEYPENLPQEEQDDDELYNIQLSIVEDAINHLPARKKEVFRLCRLEGRPYEEVAEIVGISVPSVKDYLKQSTRFIKSYVQDEYTTARSLTSLSLLIIFLENY; encoded by the coding sequence ATGGATGGGGCCAAAACAGAAATATCTTTACTCCATGATCTTGCCAGCGGAAGTTTTGCTGCTTTTGAAATATTGTATCATCAGTACAAGCAGGCTGTATATGCGAATATATATAAGATGATAAAGCAGCCGGCAGCAGCAGAAGATATCTTACAGGAAGTATTCCTGGCTCTCTGGCAGAACCGGGAAAAGATTCATCAGGATAAATCTGCAGGGGGATGGCTTTTTGTGGTGAGTTATAATAAGGCAGCTACTTATCTTAAACAGCAATTAAAATCGGCTATAATACTGGATGAATATCCTGAAAACCTTCCGCAGGAGGAACAGGATGATGATGAGCTTTACAATATACAGCTTTCTATAGTAGAAGATGCCATCAACCATTTACCCGCCCGTAAGAAAGAAGTATTTCGTTTATGCCGCCTGGAAGGCAGGCCCTATGAAGAAGTAGCAGAAATAGTAGGTATCTCAGTGCCATCTGTAAAAGACTACCTGAAACAGTCCACACGTTTTATTAAAAGTTATGTACAGGACGAATATACTACCGCCAGAAGTCTTACTTCCTTATCCCTGCTGATTATTTTCCTCGAAAATTACTGA
- the tkt gene encoding transketolase encodes MTDTSATVKSTSIDALSVNTIRFLSIDAVQKANSGHPGLPLGAAPMAYVLFNRIMRYNSSDPKWFNRDRFVLSAGHGSALLYSMLHLTGYDLSLDDLKHFRQIGSKTPGHPESMLTPGIEVTTGPLGQGLGNAIGIAMAEAHLAAKYNRPDHKIIDHFTYVIASDGDMMEGVASEASSLAGHLKLGKLICLYDDNKISLDGPTSLAFTEDVLKRYEAYDWHVQIVEDGNDLNAIEAAVQKAQQVTDKPSIIAVRTIIGYGSPLADSNKVHGSAMGEENVRKTKEFYGADPDKQFYVPAEVKEHMLFRTKEGAKLQQEWNKQFDAYKSAFPAEGKELVLSSHDELPEGWQKSLPVFTEKDGALATRQAHGKALLALKKAIPYIFGGSADLASSNDMPLDSKLSFQPDHYEETNIWFGVREHGMGSILNGMAAHKGVRVYGGTFLTFSDYMKGSIRLAALTKAPVIYIFTHDSVGLGEDGPTHQPVEQVAALRVVPNLVTIRPGDANETVHAWRLALERKEGPVALILSRQKLPVLDQSKFPSAENVKKGAYVLQDNGEELQLILIATGSEVSLALAAQEQLSKEGISSRVVSMPSWELFEEQDAAYKESVLPKKLVKRISIEALTPFGWDKYVGTEGKVLGINRFGESGPGEEVLKELGFSVENVVAEAKKLIG; translated from the coding sequence ATGACTGACACTTCAGCAACAGTAAAGTCTACCTCCATAGACGCTCTTTCTGTTAATACCATTCGCTTTTTATCCATTGATGCTGTTCAAAAAGCCAATTCCGGCCACCCCGGCCTGCCATTAGGCGCCGCACCTATGGCGTATGTATTATTTAACCGTATCATGCGTTACAATTCCAGTGACCCGAAATGGTTTAACAGGGATAGATTTGTACTCTCTGCAGGACATGGTTCTGCTTTATTATACAGCATGCTTCACCTCACCGGCTATGACCTTTCGCTCGATGACCTGAAACATTTCAGACAGATCGGTTCTAAAACACCCGGTCACCCTGAAAGCATGCTTACCCCTGGTATTGAAGTGACCACAGGTCCATTAGGACAAGGCCTCGGCAATGCCATCGGTATTGCGATGGCCGAAGCACACCTCGCCGCTAAGTATAACCGGCCTGATCATAAAATTATAGATCACTTTACCTACGTAATCGCCAGCGATGGTGATATGATGGAAGGAGTGGCCTCTGAAGCTTCCTCTCTGGCAGGCCACCTGAAATTAGGCAAGCTCATATGCCTGTATGATGATAACAAGATCTCACTGGATGGTCCTACCAGCCTCGCCTTCACTGAAGATGTGCTGAAAAGATATGAAGCATACGACTGGCATGTGCAAATCGTTGAAGATGGAAATGACCTGAATGCCATCGAAGCTGCTGTGCAAAAAGCACAACAGGTCACTGACAAACCTTCTATCATCGCCGTACGTACTATCATTGGTTATGGTAGCCCGCTGGCAGATTCCAATAAAGTACATGGTAGCGCCATGGGCGAAGAAAACGTGCGCAAAACAAAAGAGTTCTATGGCGCAGACCCCGACAAACAATTCTATGTGCCTGCCGAAGTAAAAGAGCACATGCTGTTCCGCACTAAAGAAGGAGCAAAACTCCAACAGGAATGGAACAAACAATTCGATGCATATAAATCCGCTTTCCCTGCCGAAGGCAAAGAACTGGTTTTAAGCTCCCATGATGAATTACCAGAAGGATGGCAAAAGAGCCTGCCTGTGTTCACAGAAAAAGACGGCGCATTGGCTACCCGCCAGGCGCATGGCAAGGCGCTGCTGGCCTTAAAAAAGGCCATTCCTTACATTTTTGGAGGTAGTGCAGACCTTGCTTCTTCCAATGACATGCCGCTGGATTCAAAACTGAGTTTCCAGCCTGATCATTATGAGGAAACAAACATCTGGTTTGGTGTTCGTGAACATGGAATGGGATCTATCCTGAACGGAATGGCAGCACACAAAGGTGTTCGTGTATATGGCGGTACCTTCCTCACCTTCTCCGATTATATGAAAGGCTCCATTCGTTTAGCTGCCCTCACTAAAGCACCTGTCATTTATATTTTCACCCACGACAGCGTTGGCCTTGGTGAAGATGGTCCTACCCACCAGCCTGTCGAACAGGTAGCTGCACTGCGTGTTGTGCCCAATCTCGTGACTATCCGTCCCGGTGACGCGAATGAAACGGTACACGCATGGCGACTGGCACTGGAAAGAAAAGAAGGCCCTGTTGCGCTGATCTTAAGCCGTCAGAAATTACCGGTATTGGATCAGTCAAAATTCCCTTCTGCCGAAAATGTGAAGAAAGGCGCTTATGTACTGCAGGATAATGGGGAGGAATTACAACTGATTTTGATCGCTACCGGCTCTGAAGTGTCTCTGGCACTGGCTGCTCAGGAACAACTCAGTAAAGAAGGTATAAGCAGCAGAGTTGTAAGCATGCCTTCATGGGAACTGTTCGAAGAACAGGATGCCGCTTACAAAGAAAGTGTACTGCCTAAAAAATTAGTAAAAAGAATATCTATCGAAGCCCTCACACCTTTTGGATGGGATAAATACGTGGGTACGGAAGGAAAAGTGTTAGGCATCAATCGCTTTGGTGAATCCGGACCGGGAGAAGAAGTGCTGAAAGAACTGGGATTCTCTGTTGAGAATGTGGTCGCTGAAGCAAAGAAACTGATCGGTTAA
- a CDS encoding DUF4157 domain-containing protein, with protein sequence MAYEPQITHHNPTVTEDRQGSSGISREAVQPFQLKENNTGLPDNLKAGVENLSGISMDDVNVHYNSSEPAQLQAHAYAQGTDIHIAPGQERHLPHEAWHVAQQKQGRVEATMQMKAGVPVNDDAGLEEEADKMGAEAMQFKLEDEADKAMQFKLEEEKE encoded by the coding sequence ATGGCATACGAACCTCAAATAACGCATCACAATCCTACTGTTACAGAAGATCGCCAGGGTTCATCTGGTATATCCCGCGAGGCGGTGCAGCCTTTTCAACTAAAAGAAAATAATACTGGTTTACCCGATAACCTGAAGGCAGGGGTAGAAAATCTATCTGGTATTTCTATGGATGATGTGAATGTGCATTATAACTCTTCAGAGCCTGCACAGTTGCAGGCCCATGCTTATGCACAGGGAACTGATATTCATATTGCACCCGGGCAGGAAAGGCATTTGCCACATGAGGCGTGGCATGTAGCACAGCAGAAGCAGGGCAGGGTAGAGGCTACCATGCAGATGAAGGCTGGGGTGCCGGTGAATGATGATGCGGGGTTGGAAGAAGAGGCTGATAAGATGGGGGCTGAGGCGATGCAGTTTAAGTTGGAGGATGAAGCGGATAAGGCGATGCAATTTAAATTGGAGGAGGAGAAGGAGTAA
- a CDS encoding RagB/SusD family nutrient uptake outer membrane protein, which produces MKKISFIILLFLCSSCTKELFQNPSTDKESGSFLSTETEVEEYVNAVYANLQFNGLYGLYMPALTEIPSDNTFDEVPANDDGIYGQLDQFTLIPSNAIITAAWQDSYKAIQKANVVLNRIDNIPYAIPATKEARKGEMKFIRALLYFNLVRLYGNVPLALKETTDPNVYFGQGRTPAADVYIQIKKDLTEAIDELPVSSTQPGKVIKTAAQSLLGKVYLTLKEYTNAETVLMAVVNSGKHHLITNPADVFSISNENNAEIIFAVQFASGINGNTEGSTMFQQFSPSGTQSGAKGHNLPTKSLYNLYTPTDKRKGTYIDVTASGVPYCKKLSLPVTVITDGGSDVVVLRYADVLLMLAETENELEKTAAAISYLDSIRTRAGLTATNAITQVDVRSAIDLERRLELVGEGQRWFDLVRTGTAITVMNKWFSDNGILTTIDAHNLLMPVPQGQINTDPTVKQNEGYN; this is translated from the coding sequence ATGAAGAAGATCAGCTTTATTATATTATTGTTCTTATGCAGTTCCTGTACAAAGGAATTATTTCAGAACCCTTCTACTGACAAAGAGTCAGGAAGTTTTCTAAGTACCGAAACAGAGGTAGAGGAGTATGTGAATGCAGTATATGCCAACTTACAGTTCAACGGGTTATATGGCCTGTATATGCCTGCGCTTACAGAGATCCCTTCTGATAATACTTTTGATGAAGTACCTGCCAATGATGATGGTATTTACGGACAATTGGACCAGTTTACCCTGATCCCTTCCAATGCTATTATTACGGCTGCCTGGCAGGACTCTTACAAGGCTATCCAGAAGGCTAATGTAGTACTGAACCGTATTGATAATATTCCATATGCAATACCTGCTACTAAAGAAGCCCGTAAAGGAGAAATGAAGTTCATTCGTGCATTGCTCTATTTTAACCTGGTAAGATTATATGGAAATGTACCTTTAGCACTGAAAGAAACAACAGATCCTAATGTATATTTCGGACAGGGTCGCACTCCGGCAGCAGATGTATATATTCAGATAAAAAAAGATCTTACAGAAGCAATTGATGAACTGCCGGTTTCTTCCACACAGCCAGGGAAAGTAATCAAAACGGCTGCACAGTCATTACTGGGGAAAGTATACCTGACACTGAAAGAATATACCAATGCGGAAACAGTGCTGATGGCAGTCGTTAACTCAGGTAAACACCACCTGATAACAAATCCGGCAGATGTTTTCAGTATCAGTAATGAGAACAATGCAGAGATTATATTTGCAGTGCAGTTTGCATCGGGGATAAATGGAAATACCGAAGGAAGTACGATGTTTCAGCAGTTTAGCCCTTCCGGTACTCAGTCAGGAGCAAAAGGACACAATCTGCCAACAAAAAGTTTATACAATCTATATACCCCTACTGATAAAAGAAAAGGAACATATATTGATGTTACTGCTTCAGGAGTACCTTATTGTAAAAAACTTTCCTTGCCAGTGACTGTTATTACAGATGGAGGCAGTGATGTGGTTGTATTACGCTATGCCGATGTATTGCTGATGCTGGCAGAAACAGAGAATGAACTGGAGAAAACCGCTGCCGCTATCTCTTATCTGGACTCCATCAGAACAAGGGCGGGCCTTACTGCCACCAATGCTATCACGCAGGTCGATGTAAGGAGCGCCATAGACCTGGAAAGAAGACTTGAACTGGTAGGAGAAGGGCAACGCTGGTTCGATCTGGTACGCACAGGTACTGCCATAACAGTAATGAATAAATGGTTTAGTGATAATGGCATACTGACCACAATTGACGCACATAATCTTTTAATGCCTGTACCACAGGGACAAATAAACACAGATCCTACAGTAAAACAAAATGAAGGTTATAATTAA
- a CDS encoding FAD-binding oxidoreductase, whose protein sequence is MESHAVKIIEILDVTHDVKCFRLEKPTGYNFIPGQATEISLSIPGWEEERRPFTFTALNEAPYLEFTIKGYPDQDGVTKRLHELKPGDTINIHDVWGAISYKGPGYFIAGGAGITPFIAILRQLYKDQKITDNYLFFSNKTAADIIYESELNQILGKNIRHTLTKEKKDGFDNRKIDASYLKEQIKDFNKHFYVCGPDQMVKDISAALEELGAQTDAVVFEK, encoded by the coding sequence ATGGAATCACATGCCGTTAAGATCATCGAAATCCTCGATGTTACACACGATGTAAAATGCTTCAGACTGGAAAAGCCCACAGGATACAACTTCATCCCGGGACAAGCTACTGAGATCTCCCTTTCCATCCCCGGCTGGGAAGAAGAACGCCGACCGTTCACCTTCACTGCACTGAACGAAGCACCCTACCTGGAATTCACCATTAAGGGATATCCGGATCAAGATGGTGTCACAAAACGCCTACATGAGCTAAAACCGGGAGACACAATCAATATACACGATGTATGGGGCGCTATCTCCTACAAAGGTCCCGGCTACTTTATCGCCGGTGGTGCTGGTATCACTCCTTTCATCGCCATCCTGCGACAACTGTACAAGGATCAAAAAATAACCGATAATTATCTTTTCTTTTCGAACAAAACAGCCGCTGATATCATTTATGAATCAGAGCTGAACCAGATCCTTGGCAAAAACATCCGCCACACCCTGACGAAAGAAAAGAAAGATGGCTTTGACAACAGGAAGATAGACGCCAGCTACTTAAAAGAACAGATCAAAGATTTCAATAAACACTTTTATGTATGCGGTCCTGACCAGATGGTAAAAGACATCAGTGCCGCACTGGAAGAACTGGGCGCCCAGACAGATGCCGTCGTATTTGAAAAATAA
- a CDS encoding SusC/RagA family TonB-linked outer membrane protein, with the protein MSLSVQAQQTARIKGMVVNEKGESMPGVTVQMNETGSKDIKATMTNEKGIYTFDHLTVGSKYDFIFTAVGYAKYISNAYLINDSDNNSLLVRMSIATKALGDVVVIGYGQQSRARVTGAISQVKSKELSRYNGSSFAQQLAGKAAGVVINDASAQPGTDPQIVIRGIGTLTAGRSPLIVVDGFPLSEGSSFNSINPQDIESVDILKDPASAAIYGSRAANGVILVTTKKGKADQFKVSLDVYAGTQQRADRVKYADAYEAATFFTEARDWGYVSKNPANRSINDDRATRIAKGGSLRELRLNYLDPYLAKQPGLTNTNWQDEVFRDAQMSSYNLAISGGSSKTNYYVAGNYLNQQGIVISNGLKRYSGTIKLDTKLSDRFDMGVSINPSWNSQNYFDNNTNWSNDPIADIYIMYPFFSPRNADGSLAISKQIIANTPEDGALGENAVALATKIKNKRDFFRTFGNGYLSYKLLDGLKLKTMVGADVVSNLFDFYNPSDIGQYRGAAPKPASAIETRNMNVNYLWENTLNYSKGWGSHNLDVLAGYTFQKETGSTTIVTGSGIADNNITNIGGASAFTAVATRYTWVQISYLARAQYAYRDKYLLSATIRRDGSSRFGDDRKWGNFPSVTAGWILSRERFFPQSNVLTFTKLRATYGQSGNNQIGSYSSKALVNASNYVYGNTLGAGFAATTTPNPNLSWETKTSTNLGIDLGLWNHFNITADYYSAITKDLLLNVPVPDASGFSNSIQNLGKVKNSGFEVELSGTEIGLGPVKWSFSGNLATNRNEVMALAPGQQQIISGAESNFLTRVGGPIAELYGYKVTGVYKTQADIDNTPHMTGTLTGDYKVEDINHDGKIDTNDRMGFGTYNPKFTYGFSNNFSYKGLELSVAFQGVQGRKIYDRQIALFDEAGEGFSVPSKYYYDNRYHPVDNPNGFLAQPNLGNLSSNRKLTRASNMFFKKADYLRLRNIQLAYNLPAAWTYRVKMSAVRVYVTANNLFTITDFRGYNPDATSTDNVLTNGLSMANYPVAKSFIAGFNVTF; encoded by the coding sequence ATGAGTCTTAGCGTACAGGCACAGCAAACTGCCAGGATCAAGGGAATGGTGGTGAATGAAAAAGGAGAGAGTATGCCTGGCGTTACTGTTCAGATGAATGAAACCGGCAGTAAGGATATCAAAGCTACTATGACCAATGAGAAAGGGATTTATACATTTGATCATTTAACAGTAGGTAGTAAATACGATTTTATTTTCACTGCTGTTGGGTATGCAAAATATATTTCCAATGCTTATCTGATCAATGACAGTGATAATAACTCCTTACTGGTAAGAATGAGTATTGCTACAAAAGCATTGGGAGATGTAGTGGTGATTGGTTACGGGCAACAATCAAGGGCTAGAGTAACCGGCGCTATCTCTCAAGTGAAGTCGAAAGAACTCAGTAGATATAACGGGAGTAGCTTTGCGCAGCAACTGGCAGGTAAGGCGGCTGGTGTAGTTATCAATGATGCATCCGCACAACCAGGTACAGATCCCCAGATAGTAATCCGTGGTATAGGTACATTAACGGCAGGAAGAAGTCCGTTAATAGTAGTAGATGGATTTCCATTATCAGAAGGATCTTCTTTTAATTCCATCAATCCACAGGATATTGAATCAGTAGATATCCTGAAAGATCCTGCTTCCGCTGCCATCTATGGTTCCAGGGCCGCTAACGGCGTGATCTTAGTAACAACAAAAAAAGGAAAAGCAGATCAGTTTAAAGTATCATTGGATGTATATGCCGGTACACAGCAAAGAGCAGATCGTGTTAAATATGCAGATGCTTATGAAGCGGCTACCTTTTTTACAGAGGCAAGAGACTGGGGATATGTGTCAAAAAATCCGGCTAACAGAAGCATTAACGACGACAGGGCTACACGTATTGCAAAAGGTGGTAGTTTGCGTGAACTACGCCTGAATTACCTGGATCCCTACCTGGCAAAACAACCAGGGCTTACTAATACTAACTGGCAGGATGAGGTATTCAGAGATGCGCAGATGAGCAGTTACAACCTGGCTATCTCCGGTGGATCTTCAAAGACAAATTATTATGTGGCGGGTAATTATTTAAATCAGCAGGGAATTGTAATCAGTAACGGATTAAAACGCTATAGTGGTACCATCAAACTGGATACTAAATTATCTGACCGTTTTGATATGGGGGTAAGCATCAATCCTTCCTGGAATTCACAAAATTACTTTGATAATAACACTAACTGGTCTAATGATCCGATAGCTGATATCTACATTATGTATCCGTTTTTCAGTCCGCGTAATGCAGACGGATCATTAGCGATTAGTAAACAGATTATCGCCAATACACCTGAAGATGGTGCATTGGGAGAAAATGCAGTAGCACTGGCTACAAAGATTAAGAATAAGAGAGATTTTTTCAGAACATTTGGTAATGGATATCTTTCATATAAATTACTGGATGGGCTGAAACTAAAAACAATGGTGGGTGCAGATGTTGTCAGTAATCTGTTCGACTTTTATAATCCCTCCGATATAGGACAATACAGAGGTGCTGCACCTAAACCAGCAAGTGCGATAGAGACAAGAAACATGAATGTGAATTACCTCTGGGAAAATACATTGAATTATTCAAAAGGCTGGGGATCTCATAACCTGGATGTACTGGCAGGTTATACTTTCCAGAAAGAAACAGGATCAACTACCATTGTAACAGGTTCAGGTATTGCAGATAATAATATTACTAACATAGGAGGTGCTAGTGCATTTACGGCAGTCGCAACCCGTTATACATGGGTACAGATTTCCTACCTGGCCCGCGCACAGTATGCTTACCGGGATAAATACCTTTTATCTGCCACAATAAGAAGGGATGGTTCTTCCCGTTTTGGTGATGACAGAAAATGGGGGAATTTCCCCTCTGTAACAGCAGGCTGGATATTGAGTAGGGAACGATTTTTCCCGCAATCAAATGTACTGACCTTTACCAAACTGCGTGCTACATATGGGCAATCCGGTAATAACCAGATAGGATCATACAGCTCAAAAGCACTTGTAAACGCTTCTAATTACGTATACGGTAATACACTCGGAGCTGGGTTTGCTGCCACTACTACTCCCAATCCTAATCTATCCTGGGAAACAAAGACATCCACCAACCTGGGTATTGATCTGGGCTTATGGAATCATTTTAATATTACAGCAGACTATTATAGTGCTATTACAAAAGATCTGCTGCTGAATGTACCCGTTCCAGATGCTTCCGGCTTCAGTAACTCTATACAAAACCTTGGGAAGGTTAAAAACTCAGGTTTTGAAGTGGAGTTATCTGGCACAGAGATAGGCCTGGGGCCGGTAAAATGGAGCTTTAGCGGAAACCTTGCTACTAACAGGAATGAAGTAATGGCATTGGCGCCAGGTCAGCAACAGATTATTTCAGGCGCTGAAAGTAATTTCCTTACAAGAGTAGGCGGACCAATAGCTGAATTATATGGATATAAAGTAACGGGCGTGTATAAGACACAGGCAGATATCGATAACACCCCTCACATGACAGGCACACTTACAGGAGACTATAAAGTGGAAGATATTAATCATGATGGTAAGATTGATACAAATGACCGTATGGGGTTTGGTACCTACAATCCTAAATTCACCTATGGGTTCTCAAATAATTTCTCTTATAAGGGACTTGAATTGAGTGTTGCTTTTCAGGGAGTTCAGGGTAGAAAGATATATGACAGGCAGATAGCTTTGTTTGATGAAGCAGGAGAAGGATTTTCTGTACCTAGTAAATATTATTATGATAACCGTTATCATCCTGTTGATAATCCTAACGGATTCTTAGCCCAGCCTAATCTTGGTAATTTATCCAGCAACAGGAAGTTGACACGCGCATCCAATATGTTCTTTAAGAAAGCAGATTATCTGCGACTGCGCAATATTCAGCTGGCATATAACCTGCCGGCAGCATGGACTTACAGGGTAAAAATGTCTGCTGTAAGAGTATATGTTACCGCCAACAATCTATTCACTATTACCGATTTCAGAGGCTACAATCCGGATGCAACGTCTACAGACAATGTATTAACTAATGGATTGTCAATGGCCAATTATCCTGTAGCAAAATCATTCATCGCAGGCTTTAACGTCACCTTTTAA
- a CDS encoding glycerophosphodiester phosphodiesterase family protein — protein sequence MKQLLTFLLLLSALSGKSQVNAIISEFKNPAGKEVLVAAHRGDWRDAPENSVAAIKLAIAIGVDIVELDVQKTADGQLIIMHDEKIDRTTTGKGKVGDFTLDSLKKLYLRNGCGVPTQHRIPTLEEAMLAVKGKVMVNLDKSYRYINECYVVLEKTGTVEQAIFKGDALAAKVKDDYAAVLKKIYYMSIVSLDDAEAFNTIHDAITQIKPTAFELLFKRDTSAVLSHLKEIKQSRLWVNALWPSLNGGHYDDMAFDDGNIKDSWQWLLDKGFNIIQTDRPALLLAYLRKKGLHK from the coding sequence ATGAAACAACTGCTCACTTTTTTATTATTGTTATCCGCACTGTCGGGCAAGTCACAGGTGAATGCTATTATCAGTGAATTTAAGAACCCGGCAGGGAAAGAAGTACTGGTAGCCGCTCATAGAGGAGACTGGCGCGATGCTCCGGAGAATTCTGTTGCAGCTATTAAACTGGCCATCGCAATAGGCGTGGATATAGTAGAATTAGATGTACAGAAAACCGCAGATGGTCAGCTAATCATTATGCACGATGAGAAAATAGACAGAACCACTACCGGTAAGGGAAAAGTGGGAGATTTTACACTCGACTCCCTGAAGAAACTGTATTTAAGAAACGGATGCGGTGTTCCTACTCAACACAGGATTCCTACACTGGAAGAAGCAATGCTGGCTGTAAAAGGAAAAGTAATGGTGAACCTGGATAAATCTTACAGGTATATCAATGAATGTTATGTAGTACTTGAAAAAACAGGTACTGTTGAACAAGCTATTTTTAAAGGAGATGCACTGGCAGCTAAAGTGAAAGATGATTACGCTGCTGTATTGAAAAAGATATATTACATGTCTATTGTATCACTGGATGATGCAGAAGCATTCAACACCATCCACGACGCAATAACACAGATAAAACCAACCGCTTTTGAATTGCTATTTAAAAGAGATACTTCTGCTGTTTTATCCCATCTGAAAGAAATCAAACAATCAAGATTATGGGTAAATGCCTTATGGCCTAGCCTGAATGGCGGTCATTACGATGATATGGCTTTTGATGATGGCAATATAAAAGATAGCTGGCAATGGCTGCTGGATAAAGGCTTTAATATTATTCAAACAGACAGACCTGCTTTATTACTCGCCTATTTAAGAAAAAAGGGACTACATAAGTAA
- a CDS encoding FecR family protein produces the protein MEDIQHLIERFWAGKLTAVEKKQLFEYMNSDETAWKEYMEQAYTDNHEELLSEPAGERVLQGIREHLIVPKKVGIITMWSRWAAAAMIIIIAGWGFFYVNRDTHLPVKQTASVAQLLKYSNTGRHMEALSLSDGTEVQLQPGSTLRYYPLFDSLERNILLEGTALFKVAKDNKRPFSVTAKGFTTTALGTVFSVSTSQPDKLLVKLLEGKVVVKAARGSDLVMKEMYLTPGQEFVVNTVLKQFHVDNTILPKDVHAREHIIIMSFNKSKLQEVFAQLGSYYHVQFDLDTAAIEGLSFTGKFEKSDSLQVVLAAICNMNDLTFSKEGRKIIISKPQ, from the coding sequence ATGGAAGATATCCAACATCTAATAGAAAGATTCTGGGCAGGTAAGCTTACCGCCGTAGAAAAAAAACAATTGTTCGAGTATATGAACAGTGATGAAACTGCGTGGAAAGAATATATGGAGCAGGCATATACCGACAATCATGAAGAACTGCTAAGTGAGCCGGCAGGAGAAAGAGTATTACAGGGAATACGTGAGCACCTGATAGTCCCTAAGAAGGTAGGCATTATAACTATGTGGAGCCGTTGGGCAGCAGCGGCGATGATTATTATTATAGCAGGATGGGGATTCTTTTATGTAAATAGGGATACTCATTTGCCCGTGAAGCAGACAGCATCTGTAGCGCAATTATTGAAGTACAGTAATACCGGCAGACATATGGAGGCACTCTCACTATCAGATGGTACTGAAGTGCAGTTACAACCAGGCAGTACACTTCGCTATTATCCATTATTTGATAGCCTGGAACGTAATATATTGTTAGAGGGAACTGCGTTGTTTAAAGTAGCAAAAGATAATAAACGTCCTTTCAGTGTTACCGCGAAAGGATTTACTACTACAGCTTTAGGAACAGTTTTTTCTGTAAGTACTTCACAGCCGGATAAACTGTTAGTAAAGCTACTGGAAGGAAAGGTAGTTGTAAAGGCCGCAAGGGGCAGTGATCTTGTAATGAAAGAAATGTATTTAACACCAGGACAGGAATTCGTTGTTAACACGGTACTGAAACAATTTCATGTTGATAATACGATACTGCCCAAAGACGTACATGCAAGAGAGCATATCATTATCATGTCATTTAATAAATCGAAGTTGCAGGAGGTATTTGCTCAACTGGGCAGCTATTATCATGTACAGTTTGATTTAGATACTGCAGCAATAGAAGGATTGTCATTCACAGGAAAATTTGAAAAGTCAGACTCCCTGCAGGTGGTATTAGCAGCCATATGCAATATGAATGATCTTACATTCAGTAAAGAGGGAAGGAAAATAATCATCAGCAAACCACAGTAA